From the Ruminiclostridium josui JCM 17888 genome, one window contains:
- a CDS encoding prepilin peptidase: MERQIETKKLKLAASIICTVIWILGTIVTVFFINKSKVAVAIEVLLVVQLLAALWDINSMTIPVKITVPAILTGVGIMALTGRILEGMAALTISFIIMKLLAVISRNQIGGGDVAIMTVTGLYTGISTLISILFTSVTLAGIFSAIFIVSRKAHKKMEIPFAPFILSATVLLILIGYVKYL, encoded by the coding sequence ATGGAAAGGCAAATTGAGACAAAAAAATTAAAATTAGCAGCATCTATAATTTGCACAGTAATATGGATATTAGGGACTATTGTAACAGTATTCTTTATTAATAAGTCCAAGGTGGCAGTTGCCATAGAAGTACTATTGGTTGTTCAGCTTTTGGCAGCACTCTGGGATATAAACAGCATGACAATTCCTGTTAAAATTACTGTTCCGGCAATTTTAACAGGTGTTGGTATTATGGCTTTGACAGGGCGAATTTTAGAAGGAATGGCAGCTTTAACTATTTCATTTATAATCATGAAGCTTTTGGCTGTCATATCCCGAAATCAGATTGGTGGTGGAGATGTTGCAATCATGACTGTAACAGGACTGTATACCGGAATAAGCACTTTAATTTCCATACTTTTTACATCTGTAACTTTAGCAGGAATATTTTCTGCAATTTTTATTGTAAGTCGTAAAGCTCATAAGAAAATGGAGATACCTTTTGCTCCGTTTATACTTTCTGCAACAGTATTATTG
- a CDS encoding pilus assembly protein TadE, whose protein sequence is MEAAICLPFFIMVVILFVFLIKAYFAHEIIQHAISGACNEMSVYSLIYYSTNAEDLIGGVEKFINSEKVSDELENTELLHYIREFGKDVKDYLRAQAVLVPITKILVREYLGTSSDRADIKLKNLNLTDGLEGIDFTQSKFLDDGRSIDIVAEYELEFPFLTQLLPGIKITQTASACVWAGEDGVSSLKGDSEENEQCVWDLENIKRGREIRRLQGANLPFNFPVISKYDNGIATSIKSLNLDELYYHNTDNLQSKVKGYIKKLQEFNGGKRGSVTIDGSQIYKKELILVVPETNITSAQLQTLNKCIDIAEENGIRLKIVKAYGKQNNSKNGVDNGKAN, encoded by the coding sequence GTGGAAGCTGCTATTTGTTTGCCATTTTTTATAATGGTCGTAATTTTATTTGTTTTCTTAATAAAGGCATATTTTGCACATGAGATAATTCAGCATGCTATATCAGGGGCTTGTAATGAAATGAGTGTATACAGCCTCATATATTATAGTACAAATGCAGAGGATTTGATTGGAGGAGTAGAAAAATTCATTAATTCCGAAAAAGTAAGTGATGAACTTGAAAATACAGAGCTTTTACATTATATCAGAGAATTTGGAAAGGATGTGAAGGATTACCTCCGGGCACAGGCTGTACTGGTTCCCATAACTAAAATTCTTGTAAGGGAATATCTTGGTACTTCGTCAGATAGAGCAGATATAAAACTTAAAAATTTAAATCTTACTGATGGGTTAGAGGGAATTGACTTTACTCAAAGTAAATTCCTTGATGATGGTAGAAGTATAGATATTGTTGCTGAATATGAGTTGGAATTTCCGTTTCTTACACAATTACTGCCCGGGATTAAAATAACTCAGACTGCCTCTGCTTGTGTTTGGGCAGGGGAAGATGGCGTAAGTTCATTAAAAGGTGATAGTGAAGAAAATGAACAATGCGTATGGGATTTGGAAAATATCAAAAGAGGTCGAGAAATACGCAGACTTCAAGGAGCAAATCTGCCTTTTAATTTTCCTGTAATATCAAAATATGATAATGGAATAGCTACTAGTATTAAAAGCCTTAATCTTGATGAACTATATTACCATAACACAGATAATCTTCAAAGTAAGGTAAAGGGGTATATCAAAAAACTTCAAGAGTTTAATGGAGGAAAAAGAGGTTCTGTCACAATAGACGGTAGCCAAATATATAAGAAAGAACTGATATTGGTGGTGCCAGAAACAAATATTACTAGTGCTCAATTGCAAACTTTGAATAAATGTATAGATATTGCCGAAGAGAATGGGATAAGATTAAAAATTGTAAAGGCATATGGTAAACAAAATAATTCAAAAAATGGGGTGGATAATGGAAAGGCAAATTGA